From Pagrus major chromosome 18, Pma_NU_1.0, a single genomic window includes:
- the rpl26 gene encoding 60S ribosomal protein L26 encodes MKLNPFVTSSRRKNRKRHFNAPSHIRRKIMSSPLSKELRQKYNVRSMPIRKDDEVQVVRGHYKGQQIGKVVQVYRKKYVIYIERVQREKANGTTVHVGIHPSKVVITRLKLDKDRKKILERKAKSRADGKEKGKYKEETIEKMQE; translated from the exons ATGAAGCTCAATCCATTTGTAACCTCCTCCCGCCGCAAGAACCGCAAGAGGCACTTCAATGCCCCCTCACACATCAGGAGGAAGATCATGTCTTCCCCCCTGTCCAAGGAGCTCCGGCAGAAGTACAACGTGAGGTCCATGCCCATCCGCAAAGATGACGAAGTCCAG GTTGTCCGTGGACACTACAAAGGCCAGCAGATTGGCAAAGTGGTGCAGGTCTACAGGAAAAAGTACGTCATCTACATCGAGCGTGTGCAGAGAGAGAAGGCCAACGGAACCACAGTCCATGTCGGCATCCACCCCAGCAAG gtgGTCATCACCAGGCTAAAGCTGGACAAGGACCGCAAGAAGATCCTGGAGCGCAAGGCCAAGTCTCGCGCTGATGGAAAGGAGAAGGGCAAATACAAGGAGGAGACCATTGAGAAGATGCAGGAGTAA